The Armatimonadota bacterium genome has a window encoding:
- a CDS encoding Xaa-Pro peptidase family protein has protein sequence MSETKAAQVRGTYAPFPRAEYQQRLERLRRVMAQQGLDALLLTAKENVVYLSGLQTIGWDSKHRPLGLIVPADSRPPALVVPESLEFVAYESSWIEDVRLWGGVRVPGAPPDPILAIRRALEDLHLTAARVGWELGYGTRLAMPQADYEALRAALPQMKVVDGAPALWQVRVVKSPAEIEAIRRACAATSQAFQVGFAALREGMSERELAGILFRELAATGYRPGFVMVRSGRLKYRMINVEPFDKPLQRGDLVVVDLGATYKDYWSDFMRMAAIGDPTPEQRAFFACELAAQQAGVAAIRPGIPTRAIFEACWEVIREMGFAEHARIERVGHGVGLDVHEPPSIAMDGETVVEEGMVLTVEPIFSDRPDGRIGNFALEDVVVVTADGHEVLSTFPRDLWIA, from the coding sequence ATGAGTGAGACCAAAGCCGCGCAGGTGCGGGGCACCTACGCTCCTTTTCCCCGCGCGGAATACCAGCAGCGGCTGGAGCGGCTCCGCCGGGTGATGGCCCAGCAGGGTCTGGACGCCCTGCTGCTCACGGCCAAGGAGAACGTGGTCTACCTCAGCGGGCTGCAGACCATCGGCTGGGATTCGAAGCACCGTCCTCTGGGGCTGATTGTACCGGCGGACAGCCGCCCTCCGGCGCTGGTGGTACCCGAATCCCTGGAGTTCGTGGCCTACGAGAGCTCCTGGATTGAGGACGTCCGACTCTGGGGTGGGGTGCGCGTGCCGGGAGCACCCCCCGACCCCATCCTGGCCATCCGCCGGGCACTGGAGGACCTGCACCTGACCGCGGCACGGGTGGGCTGGGAGCTGGGCTACGGCACCCGCCTGGCCATGCCGCAGGCAGACTACGAGGCCCTGCGCGCCGCCCTGCCGCAGATGAAGGTCGTCGACGGAGCTCCCGCCCTGTGGCAGGTTCGCGTCGTCAAGTCTCCCGCGGAGATTGAGGCCATCCGCCGCGCCTGTGCGGCCACCTCCCAGGCTTTCCAGGTGGGCTTTGCTGCCCTGCGCGAGGGGATGAGCGAGCGCGAACTGGCCGGCATCCTCTTCCGTGAGCTGGCCGCCACCGGATACCGCCCCGGCTTCGTCATGGTGCGCTCCGGCCGCTTGAAGTACCGCATGATCAACGTGGAGCCGTTCGACAAGCCCCTGCAGCGCGGCGACCTGGTGGTCGTTGACCTGGGGGCCACCTACAAGGACTACTGGTCCGACTTCATGCGCATGGCCGCTATCGGCGATCCCACGCCCGAGCAGCGCGCCTTCTTCGCCTGCGAGCTGGCGGCGCAGCAAGCAGGGGTGGCAGCCATACGACCGGGCATCCCTACCAGGGCTATCTTCGAGGCCTGCTGGGAGGTGATCCGGGAGATGGGCTTCGCCGAGCACGCCCGCATCGAGCGCGTGGGACACGGCGTCGGCCTGGATGTGCACGAGCCTCCCTCTATCGCCATGGACGGGGAGACCGTGGTCGAGGAGGGCATGGTGCTCACCGTGGAGCCCATCTTCAGCGACCGGCCCGACGGGCGCATCGGCAACTTCGCCCTGGAGGACGTCGTCGTTGTCACCGCCGACGGCCATGAGGTACTCAGCACCTTCCCCAGGGACCTCTGGATCGCCTGA
- a CDS encoding ABC transporter substrate-binding protein: protein MRKLVILSLLIPLLWPASLRAQSGTRVPDLTFVFPSASYDPVRYESGILLSNNWRRLGLEVEVVPMDFTALSRRISTPPWDFHAFISGFVARPERLDPDVLLFRPFHSSQDVPGGTNFMGYRNPEYDRLVEAQRTEIDVRKRREIVFKLQEILARDVPTITLYHPVEVHAYNKEKFRGHVPTIGYGIFNFWTLVQATPLTGDGILKVGRVSDIESTNPFVEAGGANIEVMRLIYDTLARVDPTGKPVPWAARSWRQVDPTTVEVELRSGMTFHDGRPVTAEDVKFSYDYQKRWPVPLFKPFLDPVKEVEILSPTLLRFRLAEPFPPLFQATFTQIYLIPRHVWGDVVERERLKHPQDWANPTPIGSGPFKFELWRRGEETRLVRYEKHFNAPRARGFILVKFANQDALFLALKKGEIDMHERRLLPQQVEEAKTVPHLALVRRPDFGVFYLGFNLRKPPFSDVRFRRALAHTVNYDVIVNVIQRGLAEPGRGMIAPVNEFWHNPNVRYAEFNMERARSLLREAGYTWDAQGRLLMPAR, encoded by the coding sequence ATGCGCAAGCTGGTGATCCTGTCCTTGCTGATCCCGCTGCTTTGGCCGGCGAGCCTGCGCGCCCAGAGCGGAACGCGGGTCCCCGACCTGACCTTCGTCTTTCCCTCCGCAAGTTACGACCCTGTGCGTTACGAGAGCGGCATCCTGCTCAGCAACAACTGGCGCCGCCTGGGGCTGGAGGTGGAGGTCGTGCCCATGGACTTCACCGCCCTCAGTCGGCGCATCAGCACCCCGCCCTGGGACTTCCACGCCTTCATCTCTGGCTTCGTCGCCCGGCCGGAGCGGCTCGACCCCGACGTCCTGCTCTTCCGCCCCTTCCATTCCTCGCAGGACGTCCCCGGCGGCACGAACTTCATGGGCTACCGCAACCCGGAGTACGACCGGCTGGTGGAGGCGCAGCGGACGGAGATCGACGTGCGCAAGCGGCGGGAGATTGTCTTCAAGCTACAGGAGATCCTGGCCCGCGACGTCCCTACCATCACCCTTTACCATCCCGTCGAGGTGCACGCCTATAACAAGGAGAAGTTCCGCGGCCACGTTCCTACCATCGGTTACGGGATCTTCAACTTCTGGACCCTGGTGCAGGCCACGCCGCTCACTGGTGACGGGATCCTCAAGGTGGGCCGGGTGAGCGACATCGAGTCCACCAACCCCTTCGTGGAGGCGGGCGGCGCCAACATCGAGGTGATGCGCCTGATCTACGATACCCTGGCCCGCGTGGACCCTACTGGGAAACCGGTGCCATGGGCGGCGCGAAGCTGGCGCCAGGTGGATCCCACCACCGTGGAGGTAGAGCTGCGCAGCGGGATGACCTTCCACGACGGGCGCCCGGTGACGGCTGAGGACGTGAAGTTCTCCTATGACTACCAGAAGCGCTGGCCGGTCCCCCTGTTCAAGCCCTTCCTCGATCCAGTCAAAGAGGTGGAGATACTCAGCCCCACCCTCTTGCGCTTCCGCCTGGCCGAGCCGTTTCCCCCGCTCTTCCAGGCCACCTTCACCCAGATCTACCTAATCCCGCGGCACGTCTGGGGAGATGTGGTGGAACGGGAGCGGCTGAAGCACCCCCAGGACTGGGCCAACCCCACGCCCATCGGCAGCGGGCCTTTCAAGTTCGAGCTGTGGCGCCGCGGCGAAGAGACGCGGCTGGTGCGCTACGAGAAGCACTTTAACGCGCCCCGAGCCCGCGGCTTTATCCTGGTGAAGTTCGCCAACCAGGATGCGCTCTTCCTGGCCCTGAAGAAGGGTGAGATTGACATGCACGAGCGGCGGCTTCTGCCACAGCAGGTTGAGGAGGCCAAGACGGTGCCGCACCTGGCCCTGGTGCGCCGGCCCGATTTCGGCGTCTTCTACCTGGGCTTCAACCTGCGCAAGCCGCCCTTCAGCGATGTGCGCTTCCGCCGCGCGCTGGCCCACACGGTGAACTATGACGTCATCGTCAACGTCATCCAGCGCGGCCTGGCCGAGCCCGGCCGGGGGATGATCGCCCCGGTTAACGAATTCTGGCACAATCCGAACGTGCGGTACGCGGAGTTCAACATGGAGCGGGCGCGGTCTCTACTGCGGGAAGCCGGGTACACCTGGGACGCGCAGGGCCGACTGCTCATGCCCGCCCGCTGA
- a CDS encoding LLM class flavin-dependent oxidoreductase, with translation MRFGFATLPTGSPAETVTLFRLAEDLGFSVGWMPDQTFCRDPYITLAACAQGTTRITLGLGVTNPTTRHPAMTARAAATLAELAGGRFILGLGAGNRKELLDLLGLPTDRAAARCREATVTIRRLLAGERVDYRSPTLTMQGVALEITSLPPAPVYLAARGPQILRAAGEVADGVIIGALVSEPGLRFALDHVRAGAQRAGRTLQALEVVSWVTTIVTDRKAEVMERLRPTVAHIVGGAPPEVLQAIGLSAERIAAFKKAYGAGGPLGAAPLVDPPLADALTIVGPPGEVAERVQTLARAGVGQLAVLMPGGRFGSHAFPDFDHRTNLRRIAEEVIPRVGA, from the coding sequence ATGCGTTTCGGGTTCGCTACTCTGCCCACCGGTTCGCCTGCGGAGACGGTGACCCTTTTCCGACTGGCCGAGGACCTGGGCTTCTCCGTAGGGTGGATGCCCGACCAGACCTTTTGCCGCGACCCCTATATCACGCTGGCCGCCTGCGCCCAGGGCACCACGCGCATCACCCTGGGGCTGGGGGTGACCAATCCTACCACCCGTCACCCTGCCATGACCGCACGTGCCGCCGCCACGCTGGCCGAGCTGGCGGGTGGGCGTTTCATCCTGGGTCTGGGGGCGGGCAACCGGAAGGAGCTGCTGGACCTCCTGGGCCTGCCTACCGACCGCGCCGCAGCACGCTGCCGGGAAGCAACGGTCACCATCCGGCGTCTGCTCGCGGGGGAACGGGTGGACTATCGCAGCCCCACGCTGACCATGCAGGGCGTCGCCCTGGAGATAACGTCCCTGCCACCGGCACCTGTCTACCTGGCGGCACGCGGGCCACAGATCTTGCGGGCCGCCGGAGAGGTCGCCGACGGAGTGATCATCGGGGCTCTGGTCAGCGAGCCAGGGCTCCGCTTCGCTCTGGACCACGTACGCGCGGGGGCGCAGCGCGCCGGCCGCACGCTGCAGGCCCTGGAAGTTGTGAGCTGGGTTACCACCATCGTCACTGACCGGAAGGCAGAGGTCATGGAGCGGCTGCGCCCCACCGTGGCCCACATCGTGGGGGGTGCGCCGCCGGAGGTGCTGCAGGCCATCGGGCTCTCCGCCGAGCGAATCGCCGCCTTCAAGAAGGCCTATGGCGCCGGGGGACCCCTGGGGGCAGCACCTCTCGTAGATCCGCCGCTGGCGGACGCGCTGACGATCGTGGGGCCCCCGGGGGAGGTGGCCGAGCGGGTACAGACCCTGGCCCGGGCCGGGGTGGGACAGCTCGCCGTCCTCATGCCAGGCGGACGCTTCGGCAGCCACGCCTTTCCCGACTTCGATCACCGGACGAACCTGCGGCGCATCGCCGAGGAGGTCATCCCCCGCGTAGGGGCATGA
- a CDS encoding enolase C-terminal domain-like protein — MKIVHAVVTLTRIPVIRAHKMAIGTTLHQENVLLRLSTNDGLEGLGEAPHMVGVSLKGESPATVLEMLRQRLLPAVFGRSPLDVEAIQQAMDAAVPWNLRAKSAVNLAVFDLAGKALGVPVHVLLGGMVRAAVPLSWSIPITDFEAGVREAQEMVARGWRIIKVKLGRPQPDEDVEMVGRIREAVGPGVRLRADANQAYSVKTAIRVARRLERYDVEFFEQPVAWWDLDGMAEVSRATELPIMADESATTVQDALEIARRRAAQILSIYVCSPGGILNSKKVATVAAAAGIAAYVGGALEGPVGAAAGLHFAASTPSVTYGCELGGQFLLQEDVAQTPLVFTDGALQVPTGPGLGVSLDWDRVRRYTIAEYTLRAGEA, encoded by the coding sequence ATGAAGATCGTCCATGCAGTGGTTACGCTGACCAGAATTCCGGTGATCCGCGCCCACAAGATGGCCATCGGCACCACCCTCCACCAGGAGAACGTCCTTCTGCGCCTGTCCACTAACGACGGGCTAGAAGGCCTGGGCGAGGCGCCGCACATGGTGGGCGTCTCGCTCAAAGGCGAGTCCCCGGCCACGGTCCTGGAGATGCTGCGCCAGCGGTTGCTCCCGGCGGTCTTCGGCCGCTCGCCGCTGGACGTGGAAGCAATCCAGCAGGCCATGGACGCGGCGGTGCCGTGGAACCTGCGGGCTAAGAGCGCGGTCAACCTGGCGGTCTTCGACCTGGCGGGCAAAGCGCTGGGCGTACCTGTGCACGTACTGCTGGGCGGCATGGTGCGCGCTGCCGTCCCCCTCTCCTGGTCCATCCCCATCACCGACTTCGAGGCGGGAGTGCGGGAGGCGCAGGAGATGGTGGCCAGGGGATGGCGGATCATCAAGGTCAAGCTGGGCCGCCCCCAGCCCGACGAGGACGTGGAGATGGTGGGCCGCATCCGGGAGGCCGTAGGACCCGGGGTGCGCCTGCGTGCGGACGCCAACCAGGCCTACAGCGTGAAGACGGCCATTCGCGTGGCGCGGCGGCTGGAGCGCTACGACGTGGAGTTCTTCGAGCAGCCGGTGGCCTGGTGGGACCTGGATGGGATGGCCGAGGTCAGCCGGGCTACCGAGCTGCCCATCATGGCCGACGAGAGCGCGACCACGGTGCAGGACGCCCTGGAGATCGCCCGACGCCGCGCCGCCCAGATCCTCTCCATTTATGTCTGCAGCCCGGGCGGCATCCTCAACAGCAAGAAGGTGGCCACCGTGGCTGCCGCCGCTGGCATCGCCGCCTATGTGGGAGGCGCACTGGAGGGCCCGGTGGGCGCGGCGGCGGGACTGCACTTTGCCGCCAGCACGCCGTCGGTCACATATGGGTGCGAGCTGGGCGGGCAGTTCCTCCTGCAGGAGGACGTGGCGCAGACCCCGCTGGTCTTCACCGACGGCGCGCTCCAGGTGCCCACCGGCCCTGGATTGGGGGTAAGCCTGGACTGGGACAGGGTACGCCGCTACACGATCGCGGAGTACACGCTGCGCGCGGGGGAAGCCTGA
- a CDS encoding NAD/NADP octopine/nopaline dehydrogenase family protein: MRVTVIGAGAGGLAAAAVLSRQGLIVTLFSRTPSRLEPVSARGGVEITGDRGEGFVPLARITPDATEASEADLLFVFTTANAHGDIARLFAPHIRSGQAVVLASGSAGSLEVAKIWREGGMDPLPLLGETVTLPQSARIIGPARVKIRLPSRVRTAAFPAERTDELLARLDGIIETRRGLNVLDTGLNNPNFIIHPAPMILNYAAIERAEGRLSLMNEGMTPGVLRAMDAHDAERMALAEAAGLPPASLDDLYYEFGSSPAVYRSPGEPMGLRDRIHWRYIDEDIPCGCVFMSSLGRLLGVPTPINDALNWLASVARGVDYWAVGRTVERLGLAGLDRKTLPVFLQTGWR, encoded by the coding sequence GTGCGGGTCACGGTGATCGGGGCGGGGGCCGGAGGGCTGGCCGCGGCGGCGGTGCTGAGCCGCCAGGGGCTGATCGTAACCCTGTTCAGTCGGACGCCCTCCCGCCTGGAGCCAGTGTCCGCGCGAGGTGGGGTGGAGATCACCGGCGACCGGGGAGAGGGGTTCGTCCCGCTGGCTCGAATCACGCCCGATGCAACGGAGGCCAGCGAGGCCGACCTGCTCTTCGTCTTCACCACTGCCAACGCCCACGGTGACATCGCCCGACTCTTCGCACCCCATATCCGGTCAGGGCAGGCCGTCGTCCTGGCCTCAGGCTCAGCGGGCTCCCTGGAAGTGGCCAAGATCTGGCGCGAGGGGGGCATGGACCCGCTGCCCTTGCTGGGGGAAACCGTGACCCTGCCGCAGTCCGCGCGCATCATTGGCCCCGCCCGGGTGAAGATTCGCCTCCCCTCCAGGGTGCGCACCGCCGCCTTTCCGGCTGAGCGCACCGACGAGCTGCTGGCCCGTCTGGACGGCATCATCGAGACGCGCCGCGGCCTCAACGTCCTGGACACGGGCCTGAACAACCCCAACTTCATCATCCACCCGGCGCCGATGATCCTGAACTACGCGGCCATCGAGCGTGCGGAAGGCCGGCTCTCCCTGATGAACGAAGGGATGACCCCGGGGGTGCTGCGGGCCATGGACGCCCACGACGCCGAGCGGATGGCCCTGGCGGAAGCGGCGGGGCTGCCACCGGCGTCGCTGGATGACCTCTACTATGAGTTCGGCAGCAGCCCGGCAGTGTACCGCAGCCCGGGCGAGCCTATGGGCCTGCGCGACCGCATCCACTGGCGCTACATCGACGAGGACATCCCCTGTGGTTGCGTCTTCATGTCGTCCCTGGGCCGCCTCCTGGGCGTGCCCACTCCGATCAACGACGCCTTGAACTGGCTGGCCTCCGTCGCCCGGGGCGTGGACTACTGGGCGGTGGGACGGACGGTTGAGCGGCTGGGCCTGGCCGGGCTGGACCGCAAGACTCTGCCCGTCTTCCTGCAGACGGGCTGGCGGTGA
- a CDS encoding IclR family transcriptional regulator has product MASPGPAGESQRVRVPLRRPYTINSIQKAVRVLQAFTKDHPERSVSELSRELGWHKAVVHKILLTLQDGRLLQRDPSSRRYRLGPGIMELAGVFQSEEPLIREGTPLLRDLMRRSGHTAAMAVLDGMEVLYIAAIEGAEGLKMTARVGDRRPAHATASGKVLLADLPPDVLDRLISHPLPALTPHTIVDPQRLRQHLEAVRLAGYALNVEERIAGMVGVAAPVRDHHGTTVAAVSVGFARHLHGDDAIAEAVRRVIETANELSRRLGAPPDRLVAPPGAQLLPV; this is encoded by the coding sequence ATGGCCAGCCCGGGCCCGGCTGGAGAGTCACAACGAGTGCGGGTGCCACTCAGGCGCCCATACACGATCAACTCTATTCAAAAGGCAGTTCGCGTGCTGCAGGCGTTCACAAAGGACCATCCCGAGCGGTCAGTCAGCGAGCTGAGCCGGGAGCTTGGATGGCACAAAGCCGTCGTGCATAAGATCCTGCTGACCCTTCAAGATGGGCGCCTGCTGCAGCGGGACCCGTCGTCCCGACGATACCGCCTGGGCCCCGGAATCATGGAGCTGGCCGGGGTCTTCCAGAGCGAAGAGCCCCTCATCCGCGAAGGCACCCCGCTGCTACGCGACCTGATGCGGCGCAGCGGGCATACCGCCGCCATGGCCGTGCTCGACGGGATGGAGGTGCTTTACATCGCCGCCATCGAGGGGGCGGAGGGCCTGAAGATGACGGCTCGGGTGGGGGACCGCCGACCCGCCCACGCCACTGCCTCGGGCAAGGTCCTGCTGGCCGACCTACCCCCCGACGTCCTCGACCGACTCATCAGCCATCCGCTGCCCGCCCTCACGCCACACACAATCGTGGACCCGCAACGGCTGCGCCAGCACCTGGAGGCTGTGCGGCTGGCTGGATACGCGTTGAACGTAGAGGAGCGCATCGCAGGGATGGTAGGCGTGGCCGCGCCGGTGCGTGACCACCATGGCACGACTGTCGCAGCGGTGAGCGTGGGGTTCGCCCGCCACCTGCACGGCGACGACGCCATCGCCGAGGCCGTGCGGCGCGTGATCGAAACGGCAAACGAGCTCTCCCGCCGCCTGGGCGCGCCCCCGGACCGGCTGGTCGCCCCGCCCGGCGCGCAGCTCCTGCCGGTCTGA
- a CDS encoding aminotransferase class V-fold PLP-dependent enzyme: MSNPSPRAVQGLIASIEGTHDADFLRTVAEARELAAAVFQLTQGEVAILPVLEEAAAEIVCGSLLPVAARVVVGSCGAYGERLAFAARRLGHTVTLIEAARGEAVAPWTLIDAVRSLRPDAVLLMHGEGSTGVLQPLDGVGEACRRVGALLLVDASFTLSGVDLRTTAWQIDAAWSGTQRCLSAVAGLTVVALGPQALERLAPTPSSALHLRRALSGDYETFPAPLLYALVEVLQLCSDQGLAYRFARHRNRQMALIAGLQALGLEIVAAPAARLPSVTVVRVPAGVDGEAVRRALLGRFRLEIGGSVDAALGPAWRIGVMGHSAAPANILLLCSALEVLLEEQGCQVQRGAAARAALAVLEW; encoded by the coding sequence TTGAGCAATCCATCCCCGCGAGCCGTTCAGGGGCTCATTGCTTCCATTGAAGGAACGCACGACGCTGATTTCCTCCGGACGGTGGCGGAAGCTCGGGAGCTGGCCGCCGCAGTCTTTCAGCTCACCCAGGGAGAGGTGGCCATCCTGCCCGTATTGGAGGAGGCGGCCGCCGAGATCGTCTGCGGCAGTCTGCTGCCGGTGGCGGCCAGGGTCGTGGTGGGAAGCTGTGGCGCCTACGGAGAACGGCTGGCCTTCGCCGCACGTCGGCTGGGCCACACGGTGACACTGATAGAGGCAGCCCGGGGGGAAGCTGTTGCGCCGTGGACCCTGATCGACGCCGTCCGCTCCCTCCGGCCCGACGCCGTCCTCCTCATGCACGGTGAGGGGAGCACCGGGGTCCTGCAGCCCCTGGATGGTGTGGGGGAGGCCTGCCGTCGGGTAGGCGCGCTGCTGCTGGTGGATGCCTCCTTCACTCTCTCCGGTGTGGACCTGCGCACCACCGCATGGCAGATCGATGCGGCTTGGTCGGGGACGCAGCGCTGCCTCAGCGCCGTCGCCGGGCTTACTGTGGTGGCCCTAGGGCCGCAGGCGCTGGAACGACTGGCGCCCACTCCTTCCTCCGCCCTGCACCTGCGCCGCGCCCTCAGCGGTGACTACGAGACATTCCCCGCTCCGCTGCTTTATGCGCTGGTGGAGGTCCTCCAGCTGTGCAGCGACCAGGGCCTCGCATACCGCTTCGCTCGCCACCGCAACCGGCAGATGGCTCTCATCGCCGGCCTGCAGGCCCTTGGGCTGGAGATTGTGGCCGCGCCCGCGGCCCGCCTTCCCTCGGTGACGGTCGTGCGTGTGCCCGCGGGCGTTGACGGGGAGGCGGTACGGCGCGCGCTGCTGGGCCGCTTCCGGCTGGAGATCGGGGGATCGGTGGACGCAGCATTGGGTCCGGCCTGGCGGATCGGCGTCATGGGGCACTCCGCTGCCCCTGCCAACATCCTGCTGCTGTGCTCCGCGCTGGAGGTGCTCTTGGAGGAACAGGGCTGCCAGGTGCAGCGCGGGGCTGCGGCCCGTGCGGCCCTGGCTGTGCTGGAGTGGTGA
- a CDS encoding Xaa-Pro peptidase family protein: protein MSEYAERIRRATAQLRQAGADLLVVGPSSDLIYLTGLVGNPSERFKVLLVSAAGETALVLPAFEVSLVDHLPVRPALYPWEETEDPLPAFRRAARALGGGRRVAVGPQLWSTFLLRLQGALPDAAFMDGGPLLAPLRIRKSPEELELMRTAARIADQAYLALLQQPLAGRTEREVLALIHDGLRRAGMERLGGGIVGAGPNGASPHYKTADHKVVPGDALVIDFGGQYRNYWADITRTPHVGPPGDDFRFVYRIVQEAQQAALEAVRPGVSCEAIDRVARDHIARHGFGEFFVHRTGHGIGLDGHEEPYLVQGNSTPLEEGMTFSLEPGIYLPGQFGVRIEDIVAVTADGAERLNTCSRDLTVVT from the coding sequence ATGAGCGAGTATGCCGAGCGCATCCGCCGCGCGACCGCGCAGCTCCGGCAGGCCGGAGCCGACCTGCTGGTCGTCGGGCCGTCCTCCGACCTGATATATCTCACCGGTCTGGTGGGCAACCCCAGCGAGCGGTTCAAAGTCTTGCTGGTCTCCGCCGCAGGGGAGACGGCACTGGTGCTGCCCGCCTTCGAAGTCTCGCTGGTCGACCACTTGCCGGTCCGCCCTGCCCTCTACCCCTGGGAGGAGACCGAAGATCCCCTCCCCGCGTTCCGCCGTGCGGCGCGAGCGCTGGGCGGCGGACGGAGGGTAGCGGTAGGGCCACAGCTCTGGTCCACCTTCCTGCTGCGTCTCCAGGGAGCGCTTCCCGACGCCGCATTCATGGACGGCGGGCCGCTGCTGGCGCCCCTGCGCATAAGGAAGAGCCCCGAGGAGCTGGAGCTGATGCGCACGGCGGCACGCATCGCCGACCAGGCCTACCTGGCATTGCTGCAGCAGCCGCTGGCCGGGCGCACAGAGCGGGAGGTCCTGGCCCTGATTCACGACGGGCTGCGCCGCGCGGGGATGGAACGCCTGGGGGGTGGGATCGTCGGCGCCGGGCCCAACGGCGCCTCGCCGCACTATAAGACCGCCGATCACAAGGTCGTTCCCGGCGATGCGCTGGTTATCGACTTTGGCGGACAGTACCGCAACTACTGGGCGGACATCACGCGGACGCCACACGTCGGCCCTCCGGGCGACGACTTCCGGTTCGTCTACCGCATCGTCCAGGAGGCCCAGCAGGCGGCGCTGGAGGCGGTGCGGCCTGGGGTGTCCTGCGAAGCCATCGACCGCGTGGCCCGGGACCACATCGCCCGCCACGGATTTGGTGAGTTCTTCGTTCACCGGACTGGCCACGGGATTGGGCTGGACGGGCACGAGGAGCCGTACCTGGTCCAGGGCAACTCGACGCCACTGGAGGAGGGGATGACTTTCAGCCTGGAGCCGGGGATCTACCTGCCGGGGCAATTTGGCGTGCGCATCGAGGATATCGTCGCCGTCACCGCCGACGGCGCCGAGCGCCTGAATACCTGCTCCCGGGACCTGACCGTCGTGACGTAG
- a CDS encoding ABC transporter permease, producing MVAQPLTVQAQRPAGGSALVWRQLRRNRAALAGGVVLLLLLLMAVFASAVAPVDPILIRPEQRLLPPSRTHPFGTDELGRDVLSRVIYGARISLTVGLISVGVALLGGVSLGLLSGYLGGWVDTLVMRLVDVLLAFPGILLAIVIAGTLGPGLRNVMIAVGIFSVPTYARVVRATTLAVKEQEYVEAMRALGASGVRIVLRHILPNVVAPIIVLSTLGVATAILSAAGLSFVGLGAQPPTPEWGAMLSHARPYLRNEWWMPTFPGLAIMVTVLAINLLGDGLRDALDPRLRA from the coding sequence GTGGTCGCCCAGCCGCTGACGGTTCAGGCGCAACGCCCGGCCGGGGGGAGCGCGCTGGTCTGGCGGCAGTTGCGCCGCAACCGCGCGGCGCTGGCTGGCGGGGTGGTCCTCCTCCTGCTCCTCCTGATGGCCGTCTTCGCCAGCGCGGTCGCCCCGGTCGACCCCATCCTGATCAGGCCGGAGCAGCGGCTGCTCCCACCTTCCCGCACCCATCCCTTCGGGACGGACGAGCTGGGGCGAGATGTCCTCAGCCGGGTCATCTACGGCGCGCGCATCTCACTGACAGTGGGGCTTATCTCGGTCGGCGTGGCCCTGCTGGGCGGCGTGAGCCTGGGGCTACTGTCCGGATACCTCGGTGGGTGGGTGGACACCCTGGTCATGCGTCTGGTCGACGTCCTCCTAGCCTTTCCCGGGATCCTCCTGGCCATCGTTATCGCCGGGACACTGGGCCCTGGGCTGCGCAATGTCATGATTGCCGTCGGCATCTTCTCGGTGCCTACCTATGCCCGGGTGGTGCGGGCCACTACGCTGGCGGTGAAGGAGCAGGAGTACGTAGAAGCCATGCGCGCGCTGGGAGCTTCTGGTGTCCGCATCGTCCTGCGTCACATCTTGCCCAACGTGGTGGCCCCCATCATCGTCCTCTCCACCCTGGGGGTGGCCACGGCCATCCTCTCTGCGGCTGGCCTGAGCTTCGTCGGGCTGGGTGCGCAGCCGCCCACCCCCGAGTGGGGCGCCATGCTCAGCCACGCCCGGCCGTATCTACGCAACGAGTGGTGGATGCCCACCTTTCCCGGGCTGGCCATCATGGTCACCGTGCTGGCCATCAACCTGCTGGGGGACGGGCTGCGCGATGCCCTGGACCCCCGGCTGCGTGCCTGA